A part of Legionella sainthelensi genomic DNA contains:
- a CDS encoding glycoside hydrolase family 3 protein — MNFIISLLLCLGISISCIACPTSEISLRDKIGQMLLIGFEGKEVNSQSPIVKTIEKDNIGGVILFDYNYHAKNFDKNIESPQQVQQLNSNLQYFTQKANLKHHRPQLPLLISVDYEGGKVNRLGEQYGFPPILSAAEIGKKPPNEAEFTAEIMSQTLKNTGFNLNFAPELDVNVNPDNPIIGKKERSFSSDPKQVIRYASIYTQHFLNQKIQCAYKHFPGHGSSTKDSHLGFVDVTDTWQAYELEPFQQLLSSSASCGMIMTAHLVNRQLDPSGLPATLSHKILTDLLRKQLHFKGVIITDDMQMKAISDNYGLEQALVLAINAGADMLIFGNNLPAPSQDPTQVIDLIEAKVNSGEISQERINEAYKHIVALKRSLN, encoded by the coding sequence ATGAACTTTATAATCTCACTATTACTGTGTTTAGGTATTTCTATTAGTTGTATTGCTTGTCCTACATCTGAAATAAGTCTACGTGATAAAATTGGCCAAATGCTTCTTATTGGTTTTGAAGGAAAAGAAGTCAATTCTCAATCCCCTATAGTAAAAACCATTGAAAAAGATAACATTGGTGGGGTTATTTTATTTGATTATAATTATCACGCCAAGAATTTTGACAAAAATATTGAAAGCCCACAACAAGTTCAGCAACTGAATAGTAATTTGCAATATTTTACTCAAAAAGCTAATTTAAAACATCATCGCCCCCAATTACCACTACTCATTTCCGTAGATTATGAAGGAGGGAAGGTAAATCGATTAGGAGAACAATACGGATTTCCTCCCATTTTATCAGCAGCTGAAATAGGAAAAAAACCGCCTAATGAAGCGGAATTTACTGCTGAAATAATGAGTCAAACGTTAAAAAATACAGGTTTTAATTTAAATTTTGCTCCCGAGCTTGATGTGAACGTCAATCCAGACAATCCTATCATTGGCAAAAAAGAGAGAAGTTTTTCTAGTGATCCCAAACAGGTCATTCGTTATGCCAGCATTTATACACAACATTTCTTAAATCAAAAAATTCAATGCGCTTATAAACACTTCCCAGGTCATGGGAGTTCAACTAAAGATTCACACCTGGGATTTGTGGATGTAACCGATACATGGCAAGCCTATGAATTGGAACCTTTTCAGCAATTACTGAGCTCCTCGGCCTCTTGCGGTATGATAATGACAGCACATCTTGTAAATCGTCAATTGGATCCTTCTGGATTACCCGCAACTTTATCTCATAAAATTTTAACGGATCTTTTACGCAAGCAACTTCATTTTAAAGGGGTTATTATTACTGACGACATGCAAATGAAAGCAATTAGTGATAATTATGGGCTTGAACAGGCATTAGTATTAGCAATAAACGCTGGTGCAGACATGTTAATATTTGGTAATAACTTACCTGCGCCATCACAAGATCCCACGCAAGTTATTGACCTCATCGAAGCTAAAGTTAATTCAGGAGAGATAAGTCAAGAAAGAATCAACGAGGCATATAAGCATATAGTTGCTTTAAAGAGGTCGCTTAATTAG
- a CDS encoding glycosyltransferase family 39 protein, whose translation MWNEKVTKPFLIFYLSFLFIATFFLTPTITSFYYYAWGKHLAWSYFDGPPMIAYLFYISNAIFGNTFFSVNVVGLVCLFVSAYYLYKIGCLLLDKQVGLIGALIWLILPTTTESIFVRVLYDAPLNLFTILSFYYFARYISLKRTLDLYLSAIFTGAMILSKYTAVVSIIGLFVYVLFSKNRQLFKSMHFYLASMIIFIMALPVIYWNASHQWISITYLLNFHSHGQSNTSVIHYFLELLFVLLINFSVFLFLAVFGWFKYQRNKSTESNNVLELTYTVLFVDLAFWLGVALLGGDARAIYLTPLGMNLALIAAYHISQFQYRRIFTIIYSFFLLFSIILILVNSWPIASYLKKGRTYSILQKALSQPEIIKHEQPIVSSYFSNAAALSFFRPNASVYAIPCGDINQYQYWGAEFLSDLSQGKIDKISYVDFWDSKRCAERFFNKCQAVATLSHHKMIPIVHKLTKPVYLFVYECSSPRKQV comes from the coding sequence ATGTGGAATGAAAAAGTAACAAAACCATTCCTGATTTTTTATCTAAGTTTCTTGTTCATAGCTACTTTTTTCTTAACTCCTACGATCACTAGCTTTTACTATTATGCTTGGGGGAAACATTTAGCTTGGTCCTATTTTGATGGTCCTCCTATGATTGCTTATTTGTTCTATATTTCTAACGCAATTTTTGGTAATACATTTTTTTCGGTCAATGTTGTTGGTTTAGTTTGTTTGTTTGTAAGTGCTTATTATCTATATAAAATAGGTTGCCTCTTACTTGATAAGCAGGTGGGATTAATTGGTGCGTTGATTTGGCTTATTTTACCGACTACTACTGAAAGTATTTTTGTTCGTGTCTTATATGATGCCCCCTTAAACTTGTTCACTATTCTCTCTTTTTATTATTTTGCACGCTATATTTCATTAAAACGTACTTTAGATCTTTATCTTAGTGCGATTTTTACAGGCGCAATGATTTTATCGAAATATACTGCTGTTGTGAGTATTATTGGATTGTTTGTCTATGTTTTGTTTTCTAAAAACAGGCAATTATTTAAAAGTATGCATTTTTATTTGGCAAGCATGATTATTTTTATAATGGCATTGCCAGTAATTTATTGGAATGCGAGTCACCAGTGGATTTCTATTACTTATTTATTAAATTTTCACAGCCATGGCCAAAGCAATACTTCAGTAATTCATTATTTCTTAGAATTATTATTTGTATTACTTATTAATTTTTCAGTTTTTTTATTTTTGGCTGTATTTGGATGGTTTAAATATCAGAGGAATAAATCGACGGAGAGTAACAACGTTTTAGAATTGACTTATACGGTCTTGTTTGTTGACCTTGCCTTTTGGTTAGGGGTAGCATTGTTAGGAGGGGATGCACGCGCGATATATTTGACTCCTCTCGGGATGAATCTTGCGCTAATTGCTGCTTATCATATTTCTCAATTCCAATATCGGCGTATTTTTACAATCATTTATTCTTTCTTTTTGCTTTTTAGTATCATTCTGATTCTTGTAAACTCTTGGCCTATAGCAAGCTATTTAAAAAAAGGAAGGACTTATTCCATATTGCAAAAAGCGTTATCTCAACCTGAAATTATTAAACATGAGCAACCTATTGTGAGTAGTTATTTTTCAAATGCTGCCGCATTAAGTTTTTTTAGACCCAATGCTTCTGTTTATGCAATACCTTGTGGCGATATCAATCAATACCAATATTGGGGGGCTGAATTTTTGAGTGATTTATCTCAAGGGAAAATTGATAAAATATCTTATGTTGACTTTTGGGATAGTAAACGTTGTGCAGAACGCTTTTTTAATAAATGTCAAGCAGTAGCAACATTGTCTCATCATAAAATGATTCCTATAGTCCACAAATTAACCAAGCCTGTTTATTTGTTTGTGTATGAATGTTCTTCGCCACGCAAGCAAGTTTAA